In a genomic window of Sphingomonas lutea:
- a CDS encoding JAB domain-containing protein, producing MRYQRAESPLKLDGLVAARTFFAGCIADADPSRESLWVAHVDEQARCLHVSRHDGDAAFADFPLRDIVIDAAKHGSAGIVLAHNHPSGDACPSEADRRATRRLATAAEALDCTVLDHLVFAGVDCTSFRQIGLL from the coding sequence ATGCGCTATCAGCGTGCCGAATCTCCGCTCAAGCTCGACGGCCTTGTCGCCGCCCGCACCTTCTTCGCGGGCTGCATTGCCGATGCGGACCCTTCCCGCGAAAGCTTGTGGGTCGCGCATGTCGACGAGCAAGCACGCTGCCTGCACGTCAGCCGGCACGACGGCGACGCAGCTTTCGCCGACTTCCCCCTGCGCGACATCGTGATTGATGCGGCAAAGCACGGGAGTGCCGGCATCGTTCTTGCGCATAACCATCCCAGTGGTGACGCTTGCCCGAGCGAGGCTGATCGGCGCGCCACCCGTCGTCTCGCCACGGCGGCGGAGGCGCTCGATTGTACTGTGCTTGACCATCTGGTTTTTGCAGGCGTGGACTGCACCAGCTTTCGTCAGATTGGATTGCTTTAG
- a CDS encoding FMN-dependent NADH-azoreductase, whose protein sequence is MTVLHIDSSITGENSVSRQLTSTIVGRLTRADPSARVIYRDLASQPLDHLTLEDFADSSTLDEFLAAETVVIGAPMYNFTLPSQLKAWIDRILVAGRTFRYTANGPEGLAGGKRVIVAMARGGIYDAGSPASALEHLESYLRGVFDFIGITPEFVAADGLNFGPEQRDASVKAALGETLRLAA, encoded by the coding sequence GTGACCGTCTTGCACATCGACAGCAGCATTACCGGTGAGAACAGTGTGAGCCGCCAGTTGACGAGCACGATTGTCGGCAGGCTGACCCGGGCCGATCCATCTGCCCGAGTGATTTACCGCGACCTAGCAAGCCAGCCGCTCGACCACCTGACCCTCGAGGATTTCGCCGACAGTTCGACCCTCGATGAATTCCTTGCGGCGGAAACCGTGGTGATCGGCGCACCGATGTACAATTTCACGTTGCCGAGCCAGCTCAAGGCCTGGATCGACCGAATCCTCGTGGCGGGACGGACCTTCCGCTACACCGCCAACGGCCCGGAGGGCCTGGCAGGAGGGAAGCGGGTAATCGTCGCCATGGCCCGCGGAGGGATTTATGACGCCGGCTCGCCCGCTTCGGCGCTTGAGCATCTTGAAAGCTATTTGCGCGGCGTGTTCGATTTCATCGGAATCACGCCCGAATTCGTCGCTGCCGATGGGCTGAACTTCGGCCCCGAGCAGCGCGACGCGTCGGTCAAGGCCGCGCTCGGCGAAACGCTGCGGTTGGCCGCTTAG
- a CDS encoding winged helix-turn-helix transcriptional regulator: MRDPTNPVCRTISTLLSRIGDKWTVLVVQTLGQGSHRFNELRREIPSVSQRMLTLTLRNLERDGLVSRTVTPSIPPRVDYELTELGKSLQKPICGLVTWAMDNVGSIHAAQARFDAAQDKAVAA, translated from the coding sequence ATGAGAGACCCCACCAACCCCGTATGCCGGACGATCAGCACGCTGCTGTCGCGGATCGGCGACAAGTGGACCGTGCTGGTGGTGCAGACGCTTGGCCAGGGGTCGCACCGCTTCAACGAGCTGCGACGCGAGATCCCCAGCGTGTCGCAGCGGATGCTCACGCTTACGCTGCGCAACCTCGAGCGCGACGGGCTGGTCAGCCGGACGGTGACCCCGAGCATCCCGCCGCGCGTCGACTATGAGCTCACCGAGCTCGGCAAATCGCTCCAGAAGCCGATCTGCGGCCTGGTGACCTGGGCAATGGACAATGTCGGGTCGATCCATGCCGCGCAGGCGCGCTTCGATGCGGCACAGGACAAGGCCGTGGCCGCCTAG
- a CDS encoding class I SAM-dependent methyltransferase yields the protein MLALAGVKPGMWVADVGAGEGYYTVRLARAVGPNGRVLAEDIVPGVRDALSDRVQRQKLDNVAVKLGTPDNPLLPHRSFDRIFMVHMYHEVQSPYAFLWHLRDGLKPDGLVIVVDSNRQVRRHGIPPRQLRCELAAIGLEPVKFQALVGGDSYYAAFRAARTRPAPQQIRPCRDRSARSG from the coding sequence GTGCTGGCGCTGGCCGGCGTGAAGCCGGGCATGTGGGTTGCGGACGTTGGCGCGGGCGAAGGCTATTACACCGTCCGCCTGGCGCGTGCCGTCGGGCCCAACGGCCGTGTTTTGGCCGAAGATATTGTTCCTGGCGTGCGTGATGCGCTCAGCGACCGCGTGCAACGGCAAAAGCTCGACAATGTCGCCGTGAAACTGGGAACGCCCGACAACCCGCTGCTACCGCACCGGTCGTTCGACCGGATCTTCATGGTCCATATGTACCATGAGGTGCAGTCGCCCTACGCGTTCCTGTGGCACCTGCGCGATGGCCTGAAGCCCGACGGCTTGGTGATCGTGGTGGATTCCAACCGGCAGGTGCGGCGCCACGGCATTCCGCCGCGGCAGTTACGCTGCGAACTGGCCGCAATCGGTCTCGAACCCGTGAAATTCCAGGCGTTGGTCGGCGGGGACAGTTATTATGCCGCCTTCCGCGCCGCCCGCACGCGTCCGGCGCCACAGCAAATCCGGCCGTGCCGCGACCGGAGCGCACGCTCGGGCTAA